gagacgggtcggacctggagcaggtcgaggtcttgcagaagaagtttgacgacttccagaaggtcggacttttcctcctctccgtcttccagcagcagctgtcagatcagctcaggtgataatcagcaggtgcttttgtcctgcaggacctgaaggccaacgagtcccgcctgagggaaatcaacaaggtggcatctgaactggagtcagaaggtctgatggctgaggaggctcctatggttcaggctcaggtgagcgtcacctgtctgcagcagctggtccctctcacttcctggtttgttaactctgctcgtctctgtttgtagcaacaagaacatctgggttctgctcctggaaaggtgcgtgttgtcctccgcctccaccagaaccagacgtggtgtttttgttaccactcatttgtttgtttacaggatgaagccgactctaaccccggctttccacaggagttgtcagcagcacgttactgcagcagcacgtcatagctgctgataggaaccgctgtggtcaacagaaccttttccactggagccgtcggcagcgagagtcggccgcgtctcaggagcagcaagttgcggcccttacgcgccggttctattttctacgcgcgacgcctctgaaacgggtcaagttcaacatttttggggaaggaaagacaggaaatcggacgcggaaattgagagaagctaccgagattttcagaataaagaacgtactgccttccggttgctttacttttaaaaacagttactaactgcggccccgtgagaagttatcacctagctagcggtctcctttgtttttcaggtccgtattggcgattataaaatggacagaacataaaacacaaaccatgttgtagttttctcctgcttgttgttgtgtttactgacgaagtcactcgtgtgacttcgtgctcggtcggtgacagctgctcccctgctgcttcgcgtctcgtgggaagggccaagcagcagcttacgcgagcaagacgtgctgctgcagtaacgtgctgctgacggctcccgtggaaacccggggtaacacggcgtcaccctagaaggtgagttcattcagctgatcagaggtcacctctgatggccgcagtcacggccgaccgtgctgacatcacacaggaattcaggtgacccggcaggcaccaggtgctggtgaaagtggggacatgtcagctggttgccatggctacagttatctttatgcatctgtatgactgctgactggtgtgtgtttcctgtgacctttgacctcagaccgtacggttgggcgttcagacgacggctaactttaattccatcaaggtaagaggaagctcttcccttcctgtctgagcgatccgtctccaggtttccttgtccggcgtccagcccgctggcgtccaccttcatctcactgggtttggtttctctccaggagctgaacaacagctggcgctcgctgcaacagctggctgaagaccggagcaacatgctgggcagcgcccatgaggtgcagcgcttccacaggtaccccgcacacttatgcgccgcttacgggtcagtagagtttggacccacactcagatggagttctgatgtcttctcagagacgctgatgagaccaaagagtggatcgaggagaagaaccaggccctgaacacagacaactacggccaccacctggccagcgttcaggctctgcagtgtGAACaggaaggctttgagcgtgacctggcagctctgggtgataaggtccacTTCCTGATTGGTACCAGGACccgggttgtctctggagacacgttcttcatggttctggtgactccaccccagccgttcctgatcagcaatcagcggggtgctttcctatttaaggtggatggaggacacaatttgacgccagaagattgcctcagttttggtagtaaccagccactcgtgttacctctagtgttcctaggattaatgttatttcgtagtgtttttgctcttatattggatttaccattcttcaggattcctgtcgacctcattggatactgaactctactccaggatttggatattcaacacacggaccttatcaccagcctccataacccacctctcatctcacccagtgccccatccaccaggacgccccgcttctctccacctctgctccctctcctgcgcttcctctctacctctctctcctccagccaacacatacacccaccacagtaagtctgctgaacacctctgcctgcctacaatggattttgaaaccagaacctatgctcacctgtgttctccctcctccagacgctgagctgttgttgcagttccaaccacagacttatctgtgcaccttaagttcctccttataaataaatcattttttccatcagtttttggtcagtgttgtattctgcatgtcttgggttaagtaccttcctccaaacatgacactcttcttcaaagagcaaatctgttcagcacattctgacagacagaccaccattcttctgtcatgatgctgtacaggacatttttaagagtttttctttttaaagataaataggattacatttaaatagcaatactttcacattatcattttcccacacttctgtataactgtattttgttgtttttcaataaagaatgacaaattatttaagtttggatttgttgcacacatatatctgtaaaaaatatctacaaagctaatgtttacataacaagtatgattgggttttgcaatacggcactattttagtaagatttttaaaccaagtaaagttagtaaagaacacatttctattgtctgctaagaaactgttgggatttaaaatgggcctgttgtacaaataacttgtaaatgattattcctcacttttgtcttaaccaaagaaattccagtaattgagcaaaaacatttatttttaacactaaattttataaaacagggcgcaaagtgtcggcacatgtatgtatgtcgatggtccgccccaaccgaaccaggagacacagacgtcagggaggccaaggttgtctctgcagctctctgggcaccacgcctcacatagctgtctccaatgatccaaatggctatggagaaaaaataacaggtttgtcataattgttcaaagtacaaaaccatacatgaagtggtgagacaggtatgtggaacttaactagctgctttgtgtagctgatgttggagacacacaggctgccatggtgacatttaaacagatctaagaaaaaaatgaaaattaaaaactccaagacctcatgtcatatttactaatcagctatggctgatttattgtttggatcacagtgagttacactaattctaatatatttttatttctattatacatacatactttttaactgttattttcacatgactgttatcaggctctcttgttctggttctcatgataatcccgtgtcttccagtaagttatcttgtgcttacttcatctgtagaatgtctctttacttttggtaaattgtactgagtccagaataaagactagttggctgtacaagatacaaacaagtattacattttggaaatatatgaaatgtatttacgctgctaatttagctcgaatactaataactgccatattttccggactataactcgcacttttttacatattctggctggtcctgctacttatactccagagcgacttatataacaaaatatgtaggctacaccgcgctgctgcgggccgactccgacccacacaagaatgagttcccctgtcccgctgggagggtttcaaacaccgccagcatctgttagagcctgtggcggggtgctgagggccggctccagcccaggaatgagctctcctcgccggccgggagggtttgaaacaccgccatcctctcctctgctggctgttgttcattctgttatggttaccggtgcttgtgttgcaatgtgaaacgcttggtctcagattttgtaagaaagataataaaatgtcccccaaaatacgacttaaatatattttctcttcttcatgatacatttaatggctggtgcgactcaggagtgatagcgccgaaaaaaactgtactgaaaacttgctcaaagcaaaatgtattcattacggaaataaattataaacttaccgatttaaatcttttttaatacaggtacttctcacgaacaggcgcagaaaacctccacctaaactccgtgtgaggttcaggtcgatgggtgttccagttagctccggttgggttgaagctaggtggctacatccgttagctcggctcccacctccgctttagctttgggttagccagggttagcttcaggttttttttatttttttattattattgttttttttgggttagcttcaggttagctcgtagctagttcgcctgggtgtcgtcactcgagcccagccttacagccacaccctcagcacctcctctcttcccttttatgggattgtctgggctggacggaacctgtgacacggtcaaaatggcggtggtggccacctgccattatagacaacaaacgtgttattgaagccaatggaatccgtttgtccagccgTTGTCTGCGTTTGCGTCCTCCTCTCACTCTACGTTTCGACGTTATTACGTCGCTTTGTGACGTCATACTGCCAGCCTATAAATAGGGCTCTAGAACCCGCTTAGTCAGTCAGTCGAGCTAAGGTTAGCTGGAAGGGTGAGTGCATTCGGGTATCTCTTATCAACACTCAGAAATTTCTGTAAATTTACGGCAGAATTCCAACAGTAACATACCGATTTTCCAAATTATGGTGGGATAATGTTAAATccgatgtttttttttgttgaatTATGACAGCCGGAAAATTACGGCCAAAAAACTGTCTAATACATTATTTCTTTTGAAGCACATTTttgaagttcagttcttgaacagtCAGCtacgttgaagaagaagaaaaagaagacaatcaCTGTTCATCCTCCAACTTGAAAGCTTCTAAAAGGTAAGTTTATCACTCTTAAGAATGTAAATTGTGGTTTTGGTTAGTGTTAAGTCAATCTATAGATCACCAGAAACCCACTTGTCAAAGTTTAGCTTACAAAACATGACACGAAATGAAACATCACTTGCACCATAGTAATTTTGGGAGTTTTATGGtggaaagttaaatatttatttttaatgactggaattatagatttgtcatgtaggaccacgtttttgtttttcaactttgtaCATTCTTGCTAGCGTTAGCATCTGAACTGGAGGCTCTTTATTGCGATTTTTCATTAATAACTATTAATGTGCATCCGTGCCACCGCTGGGCTCTCTATCAGGCGTACAGTGGTTGGTGGACATTCTTTTTGGGCCAACAGTACCGACGCTTTTTATGCCGACTTGGGACTGGTCCATAATAGCAGTAAGCTATTAGTGGCCCTATTAACATTTGGACTGTCTCATTTTTCTAACCAAAccgtattcactctggtcctgcattttgcaaaaataataaaaagcagaggtggaaagtaacgaattagcagggggggtacactttagataatgaggacaaacagccattttaccgcagttttgctcaaacatcagttcagtccctgtaatCCACTCGCTTTTTACCTACTCTCTCCCTCCTCCTGTGgcttggatcccgcaccttcgcgcatcggtgtgacgtcatcagaattctgctcggttcggtaaccagactcggttccgtgtttgagatGTGTTTCCCTACCATTCCGCACGGcatcggcaaaataacgtttagcgctcataacaagcggattctcagtacTTTGCTAattaaacagaagacctgcaggcctctgtgagttaaaacatcctgatactttttcaggtgtaaacattgtgctccatccctgtgtttgaactcaagatgctccttgatgccacagatatgtgatgatttagcttgttttactccagaataagagattacattattacaaaagcagttcaatgtagttaaattagtcattcagatgattctaacatgctgctgctgctgctggtgtgtgtgtgtgtgtgtgtgtgtgtgtgtgtgtgtgtgtgtgtgtgtgtgtgtgtgtgtgtgtgtgtgtgtgtgtgtgtgtgtgtgtgtgtgtgtgtgtgtgtgtgtgtgtgtgtgtgtgtgtgtgtgtgtgtgtgtgttagttagttacacatataggactgcatgagacagcatggtttcatcaaatccatgcatcttatttcttggctgaagtaatggctcaggaaaataacttatatttcatgaataatgacgtctctgcagtgtttatgataatgttttatcttatattggacctatctttggtctgagaGGTTTCGACGTTATTACGTCGCTTTGTGACGTCATCTTGCCAGCCTATAAATAGGGCTCTAGAACCCGCTTCGTCAGTCAGTCGAGCTAAGGTTAGCTGGAAGGGTGAGTGCATTCGGGTATCTCTTATCAACACTCAGAAATTTCTGTAAATTTACGGCAGAATTCCAACAGTAACATACAGTTTTTCCAAATTACGGTGGGATAAtgttaaatctgatgtttttttgtTGAATTATGACAGCCGGAAAATTACGGCCAAAAAACTGTCTAATACAGTATTTCTTTTGAAGCACATTTTTGAAGTTCTGTTCTTGAACAGTCAGCAGTCAGCTAcgttgaagaagaaaaagaagacaatcaCTGTTCATCCTCCAACTTGAAAGCTTCTAAAAGGTAAGTTTATCACTCTTAAGAATGCAAATTGTGGTTTTGGTTAGTGTTAAGTCAATCTATAGATCACCAGAAACCCACTTGTCAAAGTTTAGCTTACAAAACATGACACGAAATGAAACATCACTTGTACCATAGTAATTTTGGGAGTTTTATGGtggaaagttaaatatttatttttaatgactggaattatagatttgtcatgtaggaccacgtttttgtttttcatctttGTACATTCATGCTAGCGTTAGCATCTGAACTGGAGGCTctttattgcgatatttcattaatAACTATTAATGTGCATCCGTGCCACCGCTGGGCTCTCTATCAGGCGTACAGTGGTTGGTGGACATTCTTTTTGGGCCAACAGTACCGACGCTTTTTATGCCGACTTCGGACTGGTCCATAATAGCAGTAAGCTATTAGTGGCCCTATTAACATTTGGACTGTCTCATTTTTCTAACCAAACCGTATTCGCTCTGGTCCTGCAttttgcaaaaataataaaaagcagaggtggaaagtaacgaattagcagggggggtacactttagataatgaggacaaacagccattttaccgcagttttgctcaaacatcagttcagtccctgtgatccactcgctctttacctcctctctccctcctctcctgtgggttggatcccgcaccttcgcgcatcggtgtgacgtcatcagaattctgctcggttcggtaaccagactcggttccgtgtttgagatgtgtttccctaccgttccgcacggcagcggcaaaataacgtttagcgctcataacaagcggattctcagtacTTTGCTAattaaacagaagacctgcaggcctctgtgagttaaaacatcctgatgctgtttcaggtgtaaacattgtgctccatccctgtgtttgaactcaagatgccccttgatgccacagatatgtgatgatttagcttgttttactccagaataagagattaaataattacaaaagcagttcaatgtagttaaattagtcattcagatGAttctagtgagtgagtgagtgtgtgtgtgtgtgtgtgtgtgtgtgtgtgtgtgtgtgtgtgtgtgtgtgtgtgtgtgtgttagttacacatataggactgcatgagacaacatggtttcatcaaatccatgcatcttatttcttggctgaagtaatggctcaggaaaataactcatatttcataaataatgatgtctctgcagtgtttatgataatgttttatcttatattggacctatctttggtctgggaggtgtaacatatcatgatgcaagccttttaaaaaatgttaaagtgttacaagaggagataaatgcatgaatttaaagttcatgtttggagaccaaccttcacagtttggaggctcacgctggtgtggagacaccattagttctagtaacacctgggctcccaaggcctattctgacaggatggacgttacgggacccttaaggattccagttggatgattggaggattatttaggaggattggaaggaGCAaagtgatttcagtggtgaagggttaaaggtattggcttggcattaaaattgtagatatgcaaaataactacactttaccatctatataaacatgtactgggttcagttttttattttgttaatgacttttgtcataaatcatgacagaaaatccaaatcctctcctccagacattgaagaactgtgtttcgcatacgtcattccagcacgtaaaacaaggtagctgctgatgctagtattgtgaatcaccgttatttgtttactttcatgctcctaattattacgtaaaattgcgtttacagctgcagcaaaaggtctgagccatgtgtctgtgtcctacatgcattttaaataacaggtctgatctaaaataataaactacatctataaatccatctagaaccgcaccgctacttctggactccagacgagtcccgttagcatgactgcagcaaaactgctaaccgtgttagctctggtaaggaaagaacaagttctttgggaaagctacgacacacacacacacacacacacacacacacacacacacacacacacacacacacacacacacacacacacacacacacacacacacacacacacacacacacacacacacacacacacacacacacacacacacacacacacacacacagatataatctaaaagatgatctctatatttcaacattagaacctccgtgacatcctggattagtgcaaacaacgaattgagctaaggagttactccagcatcaggaagatttattctggtaaattgttggttaaatattttccagagttatatcaataaatacacacagcagtaaaactgtagattactgaaataTATTGGGACACGTGATGGaactaagaccagctgagaacttgtcagcttagagctcccagtggagcacagaaatgacatattaaagaaaagtaaacaaactgtaccaattttggttctgaagatgaacagaatcctcctatgtccaaatcgggtcgcaggtcttctgagtcaaacggtctaaaacatgtctgcacctctggtagtgatatccagccggCGGGGTCTGAGTTCGGTTGaactccggtaatccaatattcGTCCTTGtcaccgtatcccagagaaaaaacatatctgaccgactagtagaggcttcagaagctacatctgattgatgacacattgttctctgctataatgctaacgcagaaacagcggagtcagGCATTTACTACAgcggtttcagcagagctccttgtgaaacgtcaccagctgcccaaggcttagactggaagttagtttgtttttcccgcgccggtcacaaacatcagattttcttacaattccagccgtcaaaatccaaaaatctttttcatctgagattttaatacccatttgcacatgctgttcaaacgaaaTTTGCCTCTGgctgatatctttaaatgagtgagtgaacccactaccaaggatgaactctgctaacttcaaaaatcagctgctctaaataagcatgaaggtcagaggggagctctaggatggacatggataaaggaactgtaatgtagaggtaaagtagggcagggccaatgttaacagctgtcatacagtccatttgaaatgtttgactttcatttagcttgttatgtgacaggttagagcacagtctcatgttagagttttgtcatgagaacattgagatacctcacatactgatggcatctaaaaattaacatttttattttcaaaataaagaataattttaatcacaattgaaacgtacaatcctagaaaaacctcgtccaatcaatgtgcacgtcctgttctcactgattggatagaaatccttccatcaaactgtttgtgtgtgtcagtgtgtgtgcgtgcacacacgagcgtgttgtgaactggtgttgtggttttgcactgatgtaaccgtttttacgctgacaaaaatgtaactaagtaacttttgctttgagtacattttatttacgataatttttacttttacttgagtaaaaatttaggcaagtacttttacatgTATTTGAGTAAAAAactatcaaagtactggtactcgtacttaagtaggaaattttagtaatctttccacctctgataaAAAGATGGCACCGTGATTGTGTCCGAATCACTTGCAAACGGGGACCAACTGATATGTATGGATGTACAAGATTCCAGCCAGAACTTCCTCCAGAGGAAACTGATGACACAGTGGAAGAGAAACGTCAAAGATTACAGAGCACTTACAGCAACCATGGCATTAACGGAGAGGATAGGCCCGAAGCGGCTGCTTTGATGAACACCACATTTAGCCTTCAGCGCAAACATATAAACAGGATCCCTGCTCCCTCCTTAACTGATTTGCAAACCAGCTGGCCTTACCTGTTTACACAACGTGgaattttttctcactttgaGTTGCTGACTGATGTTGCCGTCCTCCATGCCTTGGAACTGTCAATTGAGGAGTTTGGTAATGCCATTGTGGAGTACTTCCGCACTAAAGTCAAGACTGCTAATGTCCAGACAATCCTGGCACAAGAAGAAACTGATGATCTAACATTCCTTGTTGTCCAGCTTTTGATGGCTCACTTCACTTTTTTTtgtatattattttttttttctcctggcactcacagagcatagtcgcttctgctttgctcccttatctttttttccctagGCTCTTTTTGTCCTTGTCAGTGCTTAtaagtttgaggtgtttttttctgCACATTACAGCTACaccctgtcgggagtaactctggtatgctttttttcccctccaccaacctatcctcatgtaattccttttcatctattaaggtagcgcgactcatgttgcgaatgaccgcagacaccaattcttgtcatgtgtcttgctcatgtatgtctgatctctgaatttcgtttctctgtatgtcttgcacatgtggtagaaatgacaataaattactTCAAGGAGTCCCCTGATGGGCTGATTCTGACTACTGATGTAGGCTTATTGCACATAAATATTATGAGCTTCGTCCATTTTTGTATGTATATGCATACTGTCTTGTTAATGTACACTTGTCCATGTTTTACAGGAGTTTGCAACGGCAGCGGACGTCGAAACCAGCCTAAGTTTGCCAGCCCTCGTCTGATTTTGAGTGAGTTCAGAACTGATTAGCACTATTCACATGccaaacaaccaaacaaccaaccagctctatacacgtaaaactaaccagctctatacacgtaaaactaaccagctctatacacgtaaaactaaccaaccaaccaacaaaacaaccaaccagctctatacacgtacaactaaccagctctatacacgtaaaactaaccaaccaatcaactaaccagctctatacacataaaactaaccaaccaaccaaccagctctatacacgtccaaccaaccaacccaccctatacacgtaaaactaaccaaccaaccagctctatacatgtaaaactaaccagctctatacacgcaaaactaaccagctctatacacgtaaaactaaccagctctatacacgtcaaactaaccaaccaaccaaccaaccaaccagctctatacacgtaaaaccaaccaaccaaccagctctatacacgtaaaaccaaccaaccagctctatacacgtaaaaccaaccaaccaaccaacccaccctatacactaaaactaaccagccctatacacgtaaaactaaccagctctatacacgtaaaactaaccaaccaaccaaccagctctatacacgtaaaactcaccagc
This genomic window from Nothobranchius furzeri strain GRZ-AD chromosome 9, NfurGRZ-RIMD1, whole genome shotgun sequence contains:
- the LOC129155116 gene encoding uncharacterized protein, giving the protein MLGSAHEVQRFHRDADETKEWIEEKNQALNTDNYGHHLASVQALQCEQEGFERDLAALGDKVHFLIGTRTRVVSGDTFFMVLVTPPQPFLISNQRGAFLFKVDGGHNLTPEDCLSFGFLSTSLDTELYSRIWIFNTRTLSPASITHLSSHPVPHPPGRPASLHLCSLSCASSLPLSPPANTYTHHNAELLLQFQPQTYLCTLSSSL